Sequence from the Deinococcus radiotolerans genome:
TGGCCGAGGCGCGGCGTGTGGTGACGGCAGGGGTGCGCTGCCTGAAGGTGAAGGTGGGCCGCGAGCACGAGCGGGACCTGCGCGTGATCCGCGAGCTGCGCGCCGAGTTCGGCCCGGACGTACTGCTGTACGCGGACAGCAACGAGACGCTGACGCCGCAGTCGGCCCCGGCGGCGCTGGACGCCATGCGCGAGGCGGGCCTGATGTACGTCGAGGAGCCCCTGCCCGCACGGAACCTGCGGGCGCGCGCCGAGTTGCACGCGCAGGGGCGGTTGCCGGTCGTGGCGGACGATTCATGTTTCACGCCTGCCGATCTGGACCGCGAACTGGATTTCGATACCTTCGACGTACTGAACGTCAAAACCGCCCGCAACGGCTTCACGGACGGCCTGAGCATGCTGCGCCGGGCGGCGGCGGCGGGCAAGCGGGGCATGGTGGGCTCGCAGGCCAGCACGGGCCTGGGCACCATTCACGCGGCGCTGCTGTCCACCCAGGCAGAGGTCACCGAGCCGTGTGAACTGAGCTTCGTGCTGAAGCTCCAGGATGATCTGCTGAACGCCCCGATCGCATTCCGGGACGGGTGGCTGGATGTCACTTCCATGAGAGAACTCCGAGTGGATGAAGCCAAACTGAGCCAGTACCGGCTTTCATGAAGGGCCTGTGTAGGCAGTTCCAGTCGCATAAACCCCCGGGCATCATCTGAAGCAGGATCTGGGTCATATGCCTGTCATGGTTGTCCTTCAATAATGAGGTATGGCTCAAGAGATGCTTAACGCACTGCTGCTGCCGCTGCTGTTCAGCATGGCGGGCGGCACCTTCGTCTTCCTGCGGCGCCCCGAGGCCCGCCAGCAGGGTCTGCTCGTCATGATCCTCTTCCAGCTGGTCGGCGCCGCCGGGTACACCCTGCAGTCCACCCTGGAAGTCTTCGCGCTGCTGTGCGTGCACGCCCTGTTCGTGCTGGTCCTCATGACCCGCCACCTGCAAACGCCACACGTGGCACCCCAGACCAGCGGCGACTGACCCCGACCCTCCCACCCGGGCGGCCCCTGCACCGGCGGGCCGCCCGCCGCCGTCGACCGTGAGGGCCGCCGCAGCCTCAGCGGGCGCGGGCGGGTACACTCGGGCGCATGACGCGCCGGGACCTCGACTCGCGCACCCAGACGCTGGAACGCACGCACACGCAGCGGCCCCGCCTGTTCCGG
This genomic interval carries:
- a CDS encoding enolase C-terminal domain-like protein; the protein is MSAPTVARVEGIPFRLPLTSALAWGAHSALSAAEHVLVRVTLSDGTVGQAEATPRPTIYGETTASVLGILTHLEAGLRGLAITDEVSLNRVRNSVVNNHTARGALDMALHDARARAQGVTLFDTLLGPSTRVRPSFILGIAPPEEMLAEARRVVTAGVRCLKVKVGREHERDLRVIRELRAEFGPDVLLYADSNETLTPQSAPAALDAMREAGLMYVEEPLPARNLRARAELHAQGRLPVVADDSCFTPADLDRELDFDTFDVLNVKTARNGFTDGLSMLRRAAAAGKRGMVGSQASTGLGTIHAALLSTQAEVTEPCELSFVLKLQDDLLNAPIAFRDGWLDVTSMRELRVDEAKLSQYRLS